The sequence ATATGTTTTTACTTGATAATGCTTGATGTCAAATTGAAAGTGCACTCTGGTAACCAATATTGGTTATCAGAACGTGGCAGAGGATTGGATGCACAGCAACGAGTTGGTAGGCGCAGGCTTTAGCCTGGGTTGCCCTGTGTTGTTATCGATTCGGAAAACCAATTGCCACATGGCACCATTGTAATACTGGCCGCAGTCGCAACCTTCAGGTTGCGACTACTGAACGTTCGATAAAAGGAGTGCCCTTTCATTTTGCCATCAACCGATAATTATGATGAGCGATTCTTCGGGGAAAAATATAGAATACCTCCTTCCTTCTTGGTAGAACGCCATGTTGCGGCGAGCCAGGGAGATAACTTTTCCGCACCTTTGGTCGCGGCCAGAAAGCTGCTCCTACAGTTGTTTTTAACCTTCGGCTCAAGACCGTGAACACCGGTATCGATCTAAAGGGGAGCAATTCCCTCACCAATAATTTGGTCACGCCGGTGAGCAATGATAGTACCTGAGTAGAAGAGCACGCAGACAATGTCGAAATTCAAAGAAAGGAGGAAAGGTTAGGCTGCGTATTAATAATCAATGTGTTTCGCGATGTGCAAGGATATCACTGGAATACACCAGGGTTAGAGAAAGGAGACAGGACATGGCTGAAATAGGACATGGCGGCAAGGAGATAGTCGAAAGAATTCTGGAGCCTGCGGAGGCAAAAGAAAAAATCAAAGGCCTTACAGCGGTACCCATCAGGAGTCAAATCGCCAACGAGGTCATTGATATTGCTTATGGCTTTTTCTCCCCGCTTCAAGGCTTTATGGGCAAGGCAGACCTGGAGTCAGTCTGCAAGAACATGAGACTGGCAAACGGCGTGGTCTGGAGCATTCCCATACTTTTTGACATGTCGCCTGAAGAGATAGCTGCCAAGGGAATAAAGGAAGGCGACAGTATTCTGCTCACCTACGACGACAATCCCATGGCAATCCTCGAACTGGAAGAGATTTTCGATTACGACAAGAAAGAAATGTGCCAGGCGGTCTTCGGCACCACTGAGGACAAGCATCCAGGCTGCGCCCGTACTTACGAATATCAGGACAAATTTCTCGGGGGCAAGATCACCCTGGTGAATCGCCCCAGAATCAATCCGCCTTTTGAACCATACTTTTTGCCACCGCTCGAGATGAGAAAGCGTTTCAGAGAGAAAGGCTGGAAGAGGATCGTTGCCCATCAGACCAGAAACGTGCCCCACACGGGCCATGAGTGGCTCATGAAAGGCGCCTGGGCTCAAACCTACGCTGAGCTTCCCATTGAGAAGCCGCTGGTTGGAGTTCTGGTGAATGCAATTATCGGCGCCAAGCGCAAAGGGGACTACATTGATGAGGCGATCATCCTGTGTCAGGATGAGTTGCGCAAGGCTGGCTACTTCGGGGATCACAATCATCTCACTTCCCTTACCTTCTGGGATATGCGTTACGCCGGCCCCAGGGAAGCCGTATTTCATGCAGCTCTCAGGGCAAATCTCGGCCTTACCCATCACATGTACGGCCGTGACCACGCCGGCGTCGGTACATATTACGGCGCCTACGATGCTCATCACCTGCTGGCCAGTGTCCAGGACGACCTCAGCATCACGCCGGTCTATTCCATGAACTGGCTTTACTGCCCTCACTGTGGCGAGGTCACCTCTGAGGGGCTCTGCAATCACAAAGACGA is a genomic window of Deltaproteobacteria bacterium containing:
- the sat gene encoding sulfate adenylyltransferase, which codes for MAEIGHGGKEIVERILEPAEAKEKIKGLTAVPIRSQIANEVIDIAYGFFSPLQGFMGKADLESVCKNMRLANGVVWSIPILFDMSPEEIAAKGIKEGDSILLTYDDNPMAILELEEIFDYDKKEMCQAVFGTTEDKHPGCARTYEYQDKFLGGKITLVNRPRINPPFEPYFLPPLEMRKRFREKGWKRIVAHQTRNVPHTGHEWLMKGAWAQTYAELPIEKPLVGVLVNAIIGAKRKGDYIDEAIILCQDELRKAGYFGDHNHLTSLTFWDMRYAGPREAVFHAALRANLGLTHHMYGRDHAGVGTYYGAYDAHHLLASVQDDLSITPVYSMNWLYCPHCGEVTSEGLCNHKDEWQKFSGTLIRSIVQDGVKPPRLIFRPEVFDLVMECAEKYGFGSPFVTDEYLEKRTPVFSILPLNA